The proteins below come from a single Micromonospora citrea genomic window:
- a CDS encoding aldo/keto reductase, translated as MRFVPVDTPKPLSKIGLGTWQFGSREWGYGPGYERRAAEIVRRAVDLGITVFDTAELYGFGRSERILGEALGDDRHKVVLATKIFPVLPVAPVVQQRAVASAARLGVGHLDLYQVHQPHPLVADHTTMRGMRALQDVGLVGEVGVSNYGLRRWQVAEAALGRRVLSNQVRYSMIDRGPEHDLLPYAKRAGRVVIAYSPLAQGFLSGRYDAKNPPSGAVRRANPYFLPENLERGAPLIDTLRQVADAHDATPSQIALAYLLRHPCVVAIPGASGVEQVERNAAAAEIDLADDEYAALARAAREFRPITGLAAMPRLLRARAGR; from the coding sequence ATGCGTTTCGTCCCGGTCGACACCCCGAAGCCCCTGTCCAAGATCGGCCTCGGCACCTGGCAGTTCGGGTCCCGGGAGTGGGGCTACGGCCCCGGGTACGAGCGCCGCGCGGCCGAGATCGTCCGACGGGCCGTCGACCTCGGCATCACCGTCTTCGACACCGCCGAGCTGTACGGCTTCGGGCGCAGCGAGCGGATCCTCGGCGAGGCGCTCGGCGACGACCGGCACAAGGTCGTGCTCGCCACCAAGATCTTCCCGGTGCTGCCGGTCGCCCCGGTGGTGCAGCAGCGGGCGGTCGCCTCCGCCGCCCGGCTCGGCGTCGGCCACCTCGACCTCTACCAGGTGCACCAGCCGCACCCGCTGGTCGCCGACCACACCACCATGCGCGGCATGCGCGCGCTGCAGGACGTCGGGCTGGTCGGCGAGGTCGGCGTCAGCAACTACGGCCTGCGCCGTTGGCAGGTCGCCGAGGCCGCGCTCGGTCGGCGGGTGCTGAGCAACCAGGTCCGCTACAGCATGATCGACCGCGGGCCCGAGCACGACCTGCTGCCGTACGCGAAGCGGGCCGGCCGGGTGGTCATCGCGTACAGCCCGCTGGCGCAGGGCTTCCTGTCCGGCCGCTACGACGCGAAGAACCCGCCGAGCGGGGCGGTGCGCCGGGCCAACCCGTACTTTCTGCCCGAGAACCTGGAGCGCGGCGCGCCGCTGATCGACACGCTGCGGCAGGTGGCCGACGCGCACGACGCGACCCCCAGCCAGATCGCCCTGGCCTACCTGCTGCGCCACCCCTGCGTGGTGGCCATCCCCGGCGCCTCCGGTGTCGAGCAGGTCGAGCGGAACGCGGCGGCCGCCGAGATCGACCTGGCCGACGACGAGTACGCCGCGCTGGCCCGCGCGGCCAGGGAGTTCCGCCCGATCACGGGCCTGGCGGCGATGCCCCGACTGCTGCGGGCCAGAGCCGGCCGCTGA
- a CDS encoding S-methyl-5'-thioadenosine phosphorylase, translated as MGVTAEVAVIGGSGLYALLDGATEHEVQTPYGPPSDAVTVAEVAGRRVAFLPRHGRDHRHPPHLIPYRANLWALRSLGVRQVLAPCAVGGLRPELGPGTFVVPDQLIDRTSGRAQTYYDRGAVHVSFADPYCPTGRRTLLAAAARSDVPAVDGGTVVVVEGPRFSTRAESRWYASMGGAVVNMTGHPEAVLARELALCYSSIALVTDHDAGVEGGEAVTHEEVFRVFGENTDRLRGLLLEAIAALPAERDCDCGRALDGINLPFALP; from the coding sequence ATGGGAGTCACGGCGGAGGTCGCGGTGATCGGGGGCTCGGGGCTCTACGCACTGCTCGACGGGGCGACCGAGCACGAGGTGCAGACGCCGTACGGGCCGCCGTCCGACGCCGTCACCGTGGCGGAGGTGGCCGGCCGGCGGGTCGCCTTCCTGCCCCGCCACGGCCGCGACCACCGGCACCCGCCGCACCTGATCCCCTACCGGGCCAACCTCTGGGCGCTGCGCTCCCTCGGCGTACGCCAGGTGCTCGCCCCGTGCGCGGTGGGCGGGCTGCGGCCGGAACTCGGGCCGGGCACGTTCGTGGTGCCGGACCAGTTGATCGACCGCACCAGCGGACGGGCGCAGACCTACTACGACCGGGGCGCGGTGCACGTCTCGTTCGCCGATCCGTACTGCCCGACCGGCCGGCGCACGCTGCTCGCGGCGGCGGCCCGGAGCGACGTCCCGGCGGTGGACGGCGGCACTGTGGTGGTGGTCGAGGGCCCGCGCTTCTCCACCCGCGCGGAGTCGCGCTGGTACGCCTCGATGGGCGGCGCGGTGGTCAACATGACCGGGCACCCGGAGGCGGTGCTCGCCCGCGAGCTGGCCCTCTGCTACTCCTCGATCGCCCTGGTCACCGACCACGACGCGGGCGTGGAGGGCGGCGAGGCGGTGACCCACGAGGAGGTGTTCCGCGTCTTCGGCGAGAACACCGACCGGCTGCGGGGCCTGCTGCTGGAGGCGATCGCCGCGCTGCCCGCCGAACGCGACTGCGACTGCGGCCGGGCGCTGGACGGCATCAATCTGCCCTTCGCCCTGCCCTGA
- a CDS encoding MerR family transcriptional regulator: MKPQKAVRSRPADLARAHGISAQAVRNYEGAGLLPPAQRTASGYRVYQDAHAAALDAYLALVPAYGHMAARTIMWAVHRGDLDAAFEAIDAGHAQLVRDRQTLDSVEAAIGILVETPAADRPDRPLPVGAVARRLGVTAAALRKWERAGILTPQRDRATRHRVYRADDVRDAELTHLLRRGGYPLRHIATVLAHLHDAGSAGKLAESLADWRRRLAERGRAMLTAAARLDAYLRLRQDPSEPAPSRLSPSG; encoded by the coding sequence ATGAAGCCTCAAAAGGCGGTGCGAAGCCGACCCGCCGACCTGGCTCGGGCGCACGGCATCTCCGCGCAGGCCGTCCGCAACTACGAAGGTGCCGGGCTGCTCCCGCCCGCCCAGCGCACCGCGAGCGGCTACCGGGTCTACCAGGACGCGCACGCCGCCGCCCTGGACGCCTACCTGGCGCTGGTCCCGGCGTACGGCCACATGGCGGCCAGGACGATCATGTGGGCCGTCCACCGTGGCGACCTGGACGCCGCCTTCGAGGCGATCGACGCCGGCCACGCCCAACTGGTCCGGGACCGGCAGACGCTCGACTCCGTCGAGGCCGCGATCGGCATCCTCGTCGAGACGCCGGCGGCCGACCGACCGGACCGGCCGCTTCCGGTCGGCGCCGTCGCCCGCCGGCTGGGCGTCACCGCGGCGGCCCTGCGCAAGTGGGAACGCGCCGGCATCCTCACGCCGCAACGCGACCGCGCCACCCGCCACCGCGTCTACCGCGCCGACGACGTACGCGACGCCGAGCTCACGCACCTGCTGCGGCGCGGCGGCTACCCGCTGCGCCACATCGCCACCGTGCTGGCGCACCTCCACGACGCGGGCAGCGCCGGGAAGCTCGCCGAATCGCTGGCCGACTGGCGACGGCGGCTCGCCGAGCGGGGGCGCGCCATGCTCACCGCCGCCGCCCGCCTCGACGCCTACCTGCGCCTGCGGCAGGATCCGAGCGAGCCGGCCCCGTCCCGCCTCAGCCCGTCGGGGTGA
- the ftsX gene encoding permease-like cell division protein FtsX, producing the protein MRVKYVLSEVLVGLWRNVTMTIAMIITMAVSLTMLGASGLMYRQVDDMKDLYYKNIQVSIFLNQEVTPEQRDALAAKLEGDPLVKETIYVNKDEAYKRFQEMFQDAPDLLSAVKADSLPESFRLTLNNPEQYKSIYDQYKDAEGVDEIVDQSRLLDKIFDILTSIQNIALAAAIVMAVAALLLVANTIQVAAYSKRREVAVMKLVGASNWFIQAPFVLEAVVAGLIGSLLGLVALIAAKYLLFDGSLQALQGLLSPVGWGDILVMFPLMAGVGGLVSAVTAWVTLRFYLRV; encoded by the coding sequence ATGCGCGTGAAATACGTCCTGTCCGAGGTACTGGTCGGACTGTGGCGCAACGTGACCATGACCATCGCGATGATCATCACGATGGCGGTCTCGCTGACCATGCTCGGCGCCAGCGGTCTCATGTACCGCCAGGTCGACGACATGAAGGACCTGTACTACAAGAACATCCAGGTCTCGATCTTCCTGAACCAGGAGGTGACCCCCGAGCAGCGTGACGCGCTGGCCGCCAAGCTGGAGGGCGACCCGCTGGTCAAGGAGACCATCTACGTCAACAAGGACGAGGCCTACAAGCGCTTCCAGGAGATGTTCCAGGACGCTCCGGACCTGCTCAGCGCGGTCAAGGCCGACAGCCTGCCCGAGTCGTTCCGGCTCACGCTCAACAATCCCGAGCAGTACAAGAGCATCTACGACCAGTACAAGGACGCCGAGGGCGTCGACGAGATCGTCGACCAGTCCCGGCTGCTGGACAAGATCTTCGACATCCTCACCTCGATCCAGAACATCGCCCTGGCCGCCGCGATCGTGATGGCCGTCGCCGCGCTGCTCCTGGTCGCCAACACGATCCAGGTCGCGGCGTACAGCAAGCGGCGCGAGGTCGCGGTCATGAAGCTCGTCGGCGCGTCGAACTGGTTCATCCAGGCGCCGTTCGTGCTGGAGGCCGTGGTCGCCGGCCTGATCGGCTCGCTGCTCGGCCTGGTGGCCCTGATCGCGGCGAAGTATCTGCTCTTCGACGGTTCGCTCCAGGCGTTGCAGGGCCTGCTGTCCCCGGTGGGCTGGGGCGACATCCTGGTGATGTTCCCGCTGATGGCCGGCGTCGGCGGCCTGGTCAGCGCGGTCACCGCCTGGGTCACCCTCCGCTTCTACCTGCGGGTCTAG
- the mgrA gene encoding L-glyceraldehyde 3-phosphate reductase → MVVTYLAADDRYDQMTYRRSGRSGLRLPAISLGLWHNFGPDRPYERQRDIVRRAFDLGVTHFDLANNYGPPPGAAEENFGRMLATDLKAYRDELVVSSKAGYLMWPGPYGEWGSRKYLVASLDQSLRRLGLDYVDIFYSHRFDPDTPLEETMGALDAVVRSGKALYVGVSNYDSAQTERAAAILRDLGTPLLINQPSYSMLNRWTEADGLLDTLERVGAGCIAYSPLAQGLLTDRYLGGIPEDSRVRTSVFLDESDLDERRMATIRALGAVAAGRGQSLAQLALAWALRDPRMTSLIIGASSVPQLEANIAALDNLDLTAEELAEIERHLG, encoded by the coding sequence TTGGTCGTGACCTACCTCGCCGCGGACGACCGCTACGACCAGATGACCTACCGCCGCAGCGGGCGCAGCGGTCTGCGGCTGCCCGCGATCTCGCTCGGGCTGTGGCACAACTTCGGCCCGGACCGGCCGTACGAGCGACAGCGGGACATCGTCCGTCGCGCCTTCGACCTCGGCGTGACCCACTTCGACCTGGCCAACAACTACGGGCCGCCGCCCGGCGCCGCCGAGGAGAACTTCGGCCGGATGCTCGCCACCGACCTCAAGGCGTACCGGGACGAGCTGGTGGTCTCCAGCAAGGCCGGCTACCTGATGTGGCCCGGCCCGTACGGCGAGTGGGGCTCACGCAAGTACCTGGTCGCCTCCCTGGACCAGTCGCTGCGCCGCCTCGGGCTGGACTACGTCGACATCTTCTACTCGCACCGCTTCGACCCGGACACTCCGCTGGAGGAGACGATGGGCGCGCTCGACGCCGTCGTCCGCTCCGGCAAGGCGCTGTACGTCGGCGTCTCCAACTACGACTCGGCGCAGACCGAGCGGGCCGCCGCGATCCTGCGCGACCTGGGCACCCCGCTGCTGATCAACCAGCCTTCGTACTCGATGCTCAACCGCTGGACCGAGGCGGACGGCCTGCTGGACACGCTGGAGCGGGTCGGCGCCGGCTGCATCGCCTACAGCCCGCTCGCCCAGGGTCTGCTCACCGACCGCTACCTGGGCGGCATTCCCGAGGACTCCCGGGTACGCACCAGCGTCTTCCTCGACGAGAGCGACCTGGACGAGCGGCGGATGGCCACCATCCGGGCGCTCGGCGCGGTCGCGGCGGGGCGCGGCCAGTCGCTGGCCCAGCTCGCGCTCGCCTGGGCGCTGCGCGACCCGCGGATGACCAGCCTGATCATCGGGGCGAGCAGCGTGCCGCAGCTGGAGGCGAACATCGCCGCGCTGGACAACCTCGACCTCACCGCCGAGGAACTGGCCGAGATCGAACGGCACCTCGGCTGA
- a CDS encoding DUF6194 family protein, which yields MEFDLDVLLQSRTHPVEVLALGTPAPGEPAFPRLRNQIFARLAERGFRSIAVECDRAAGLAVDAYVRGAGGTLDDVLAAGRGFGGPAADRELVEWMRAYNESVPPDERLAFHGFDALRESTTVPEPATGRTSPPAGARDVGMARNLLDVRSREERRGPTLVFGHTRHLRRHPGPRPAGADVDPSAGAIVADALGRRYALVVFSLGASAALRLAAPADDTFEGVLGAATGQGPVFAAGRLAELAGPARVRTDAPADQDYLPLAADTLADCDAVWHVDRFPAAAAAVAARIRELPGVTEQQAGPETPAPEAAWDERFFFAGSERRRPFATMVGHDSPGFDEESRLDRAGVYRLNIELGRAAFEEEFGYPPREFAEHRAGIDFALLDVVVPHPVYAAQGWACVVNPGAASSARVERLLASAHQRAVEREQRRAQRG from the coding sequence ATGGAATTCGACCTGGATGTCCTGCTGCAGTCCCGTACCCACCCCGTGGAGGTCCTCGCCCTGGGCACGCCGGCGCCCGGGGAGCCGGCGTTTCCGCGTCTGCGGAACCAGATCTTCGCGCGCCTCGCCGAGCGGGGCTTCCGCTCCATCGCCGTGGAGTGCGACCGGGCCGCCGGGCTGGCGGTCGACGCGTACGTCCGGGGCGCCGGCGGGACGCTCGACGACGTGCTGGCCGCCGGTCGCGGCTTCGGTGGGCCCGCCGCCGACCGGGAGCTGGTGGAGTGGATGCGGGCGTACAACGAGTCGGTGCCGCCGGACGAGCGGCTGGCGTTCCACGGCTTCGACGCGTTGCGGGAGTCGACCACCGTGCCCGAGCCGGCAACCGGGCGGACGTCCCCGCCGGCCGGGGCGCGCGACGTCGGGATGGCGCGGAACCTGCTGGACGTCCGCTCCCGGGAGGAGCGGCGCGGCCCGACCCTGGTCTTCGGCCACACCCGGCACCTGCGACGGCATCCCGGCCCCCGCCCGGCCGGTGCGGACGTCGATCCGTCCGCCGGGGCGATCGTCGCCGACGCGCTCGGCCGCCGCTACGCGCTCGTCGTCTTCAGCCTCGGCGCCAGCGCCGCGTTGCGGTTGGCGGCGCCGGCCGACGACACGTTCGAGGGCGTGCTGGGCGCGGCCACCGGGCAGGGGCCGGTCTTCGCGGCGGGCCGCCTCGCCGAGCTGGCGGGCCCCGCCCGGGTGCGGACGGACGCGCCGGCCGACCAGGACTACCTGCCGCTGGCCGCCGACACGCTCGCGGACTGCGACGCCGTGTGGCACGTGGACCGGTTCCCGGCGGCCGCGGCCGCCGTCGCCGCCCGGATCCGCGAGCTGCCCGGGGTGACCGAGCAGCAGGCCGGCCCGGAGACGCCCGCGCCCGAGGCGGCCTGGGACGAACGCTTCTTCTTCGCCGGCTCGGAGCGGCGCCGTCCCTTCGCCACCATGGTCGGGCACGACTCTCCCGGCTTCGACGAGGAGTCGCGGCTGGACCGCGCCGGGGTCTACCGGCTCAACATCGAGCTGGGCCGCGCCGCGTTCGAGGAGGAGTTCGGCTACCCGCCCCGGGAGTTCGCCGAGCACCGCGCGGGGATCGACTTCGCGCTGCTGGACGTGGTCGTTCCCCATCCGGTCTACGCGGCGCAGGGCTGGGCGTGCGTCGTCAACCCGGGGGCCGCCTCGTCCGCGCGGGTCGAGCGCCTCCTCGCGTCCGCGCACCAGCGGGCGGTCGAGCGTGAGCAGCGCCGGGCACAGCGCGGGTAG
- a CDS encoding response regulator transcription factor: MTGTTSPTGVLIVDDDELIRVGLRAILDAQPDLRVLGEATDGAEVPPLVARLRPRVVLMDVRMPGIDGIQATRRLLATSADPPRVLVVTTFENDEYVYDALRAGASGFLLKRARPAEVVEAVRVVARGESLLFPAAIRRLAGAYGGRGADRLAAARLTEREAEVLRLMTTGLSNPEIAAHLVVGVETVKTHVGNVLAKLGVRDRTQAVIAAYESGFVTPTG, encoded by the coding sequence ATGACCGGGACCACGTCACCGACCGGCGTGCTGATCGTCGACGACGACGAACTGATCCGGGTGGGGCTGCGGGCGATCCTCGACGCCCAGCCCGACCTGCGGGTGCTCGGCGAGGCCACCGACGGCGCGGAGGTGCCGCCGCTGGTCGCCCGACTGCGCCCCCGGGTGGTGCTGATGGACGTGCGGATGCCGGGCATCGACGGCATCCAGGCCACCCGGCGGCTGCTCGCCACCTCCGCCGACCCGCCCCGCGTGCTGGTGGTGACCACGTTCGAGAACGACGAGTACGTCTACGACGCGCTGCGCGCCGGGGCCAGCGGGTTCCTGCTCAAGCGGGCCCGCCCGGCCGAGGTGGTGGAGGCGGTCCGGGTGGTCGCCCGGGGCGAGTCGCTGCTGTTTCCCGCCGCCATCCGGCGCCTCGCCGGAGCGTACGGGGGGCGGGGCGCCGACCGGCTGGCGGCCGCCCGGCTCACCGAACGGGAGGCCGAGGTGCTGCGGCTGATGACCACCGGTCTGTCCAACCCGGAGATCGCCGCGCACCTGGTGGTCGGGGTGGAGACGGTGAAGACCCACGTCGGCAACGTGCTGGCCAAGCTCGGCGTGCGCGACCGCACCCAGGCGGTGATCGCCGCGTACGAGTCGGGATTCGTCACCCCGACGGGCTGA
- the mdlC gene encoding benzoylformate decarboxylase — translation MATVRDTTYDLLRALGLTTVFGNPGSTEEPFLRDFPDDFHYVLALHEASAVGMADGYAQATGRPAHVNLHTAPGTGNGMGNLVTAWHNRTPLIVTAGQQTREMLLLEPRLTSRRATELPQPYVKWSHEPVRAQDVPAALMRAYATAVQPPAGPVFLSLPLDDWAQPAGPPPQVRTVATRFAPDPGRLREFAAVLAASRAPALVLGAAVDRAGGWPAAVALAELLAAPVWSAPAPERAAFPEDHPNFRGVLPFAMGPLAESLDGHDTVLVVGAPVFRYYPHVPGDHLPDGARLLHVTDDPDEAARAPVGDSLLGDAGLALAALVDLLPAADRPAPPPRPAPTPPPDGLPLAPDALFAALARHWPADGILVQESPSSLPALRRRLPSTSPGSYFTMASGGLGYGLPAAVGIALAQRDTGRGRPVVAVVGDGSFHYSVQALWTAARLRLPLVVVVPVNQQYAILKAFADFKQTPGVPGLDLPGLDVTAIARGYGCAASVVETPDQLGDALATGLRADGPTVLPVPVSTEVPRLL, via the coding sequence ATGGCAACGGTCCGCGACACCACGTACGACCTGCTGCGCGCCCTCGGTCTGACCACCGTCTTCGGCAACCCGGGCTCCACCGAGGAGCCGTTCCTGCGGGACTTCCCGGACGACTTCCACTACGTGCTCGCCCTGCACGAGGCGTCGGCGGTCGGGATGGCCGACGGCTACGCCCAGGCCACCGGCCGGCCGGCGCACGTCAACCTGCACACCGCGCCCGGCACGGGCAACGGCATGGGCAACCTCGTCACGGCGTGGCACAACCGGACCCCGCTGATCGTCACCGCCGGCCAGCAGACCCGGGAGATGCTGCTGCTCGAACCCCGCCTGACCAGCCGGCGGGCCACCGAGCTGCCGCAGCCGTACGTCAAGTGGAGCCACGAGCCGGTCCGCGCGCAGGACGTCCCGGCGGCGCTGATGCGGGCGTACGCGACCGCGGTGCAGCCGCCCGCCGGGCCGGTCTTCCTCTCGCTGCCGCTGGACGACTGGGCCCAGCCCGCCGGCCCGCCCCCGCAGGTGCGTACGGTGGCCACCCGGTTCGCGCCCGACCCCGGGCGACTGCGGGAGTTCGCCGCCGTGCTGGCCGCGAGCCGCGCGCCCGCGCTGGTGCTCGGCGCGGCCGTGGACCGGGCCGGCGGGTGGCCGGCCGCCGTGGCCCTGGCGGAGCTGCTCGCCGCGCCCGTCTGGTCCGCCCCCGCCCCGGAGCGGGCCGCCTTCCCCGAGGACCACCCGAACTTCCGCGGGGTGCTGCCCTTCGCGATGGGGCCGCTGGCGGAGTCGCTGGACGGGCACGACACCGTGCTGGTGGTGGGCGCGCCGGTGTTCCGCTACTACCCGCACGTGCCGGGCGACCACCTGCCCGACGGCGCCCGGCTGCTGCACGTCACGGACGACCCGGACGAGGCCGCCCGCGCCCCGGTCGGCGACAGCCTGCTCGGCGACGCCGGGCTGGCCCTGGCCGCCCTCGTGGACCTGCTGCCGGCGGCGGACCGGCCGGCGCCGCCGCCGCGCCCCGCCCCGACCCCGCCGCCCGACGGGCTGCCGCTGGCCCCGGACGCGCTCTTCGCGGCCCTGGCCCGGCACTGGCCGGCCGACGGGATCCTGGTCCAGGAGTCGCCGTCCAGCCTGCCGGCACTGCGCCGGCGGCTGCCCAGCACCTCGCCCGGGTCGTACTTCACGATGGCCAGCGGCGGCCTCGGGTACGGACTGCCGGCGGCGGTCGGCATCGCGCTGGCGCAGCGCGACACCGGCCGGGGCCGCCCGGTGGTCGCGGTCGTCGGCGACGGCTCGTTCCACTACTCGGTGCAGGCCCTCTGGACCGCCGCGCGGCTGCGCCTGCCGCTGGTCGTCGTGGTGCCGGTCAACCAGCAGTACGCCATCCTGAAGGCCTTCGCCGACTTCAAGCAGACGCCCGGCGTGCCCGGCCTGGACCTGCCGGGGCTGGACGTCACCGCCATCGCCCGGGGCTACGGCTGCGCGGCCTCGGTGGTGGAGACCCCCGACCAGCTCGGCGACGCGCTGGCCACCGGGCTGCGCGCCGACGGGCCGACGGTGCTGCCGGTGCCGGTCAGCACCGAGGTGCCCCGGCTCCTGTGA
- the smpB gene encoding SsrA-binding protein SmpB yields the protein MPREKGRKVVASNKKARHDYSILDTYEAGMALTGTEVKSLRAGRASLVDAFAQERNGELYLHGMHIPEYTQGTWTNHEPRRTRKLLLKRLEIDRLIGKTREGGLTMVPLQVYFSDGWAKVEIALAKGKKSYDKRQDLAKRDADREIARIAGRRGKGMDD from the coding sequence ATGCCACGGGAAAAGGGACGCAAGGTCGTCGCCTCCAACAAGAAGGCCCGGCACGACTACTCGATCCTCGACACCTACGAGGCGGGCATGGCGCTGACGGGCACCGAGGTCAAGTCGCTGCGGGCCGGGCGCGCGTCGCTGGTCGACGCGTTCGCGCAGGAGCGCAACGGCGAGCTCTACCTGCACGGCATGCACATCCCGGAGTACACGCAGGGCACCTGGACCAACCACGAGCCCCGGCGGACCCGCAAGCTGCTGCTCAAGCGGCTGGAGATCGACCGGCTGATCGGCAAGACCCGCGAGGGCGGCCTGACCATGGTCCCGTTGCAGGTCTACTTCTCCGACGGCTGGGCGAAGGTGGAGATCGCCCTGGCCAAGGGCAAGAAGTCGTACGACAAGCGGCAGGACCTCGCCAAGCGGGACGCGGACCGGGAGATCGCCCGGATCGCCGGCCGGCGCGGCAAGGGGATGGATGACTGA
- a CDS encoding YqgE/AlgH family protein: protein MQGEGQAIGGRATGSMTGRLLVATPALKDPNFDRTVVLLVAHEPGGALGVVLNRATEVPVADVLGDWSDLARHPAVLFEGGPVQPDSAICLARLRHPVQRLKGFQQISGAVGTLDLSVDPERLREGVGGIRVFAGYSGWGSGQLEQEIEDGSWFVFDALPGDAFVDRPDDLWPMVLRRQGGMMAAVAHFPPDVALN, encoded by the coding sequence ATGCAGGGAGAGGGGCAGGCGATCGGCGGGCGGGCTACGGGGTCGATGACCGGGCGGCTGCTGGTCGCGACGCCGGCGCTCAAGGACCCGAACTTCGACCGTACGGTCGTGCTGCTGGTCGCGCACGAGCCCGGCGGCGCCCTCGGCGTGGTGCTCAACCGGGCCACGGAGGTGCCGGTCGCCGACGTGCTCGGCGACTGGAGCGACCTGGCCCGTCACCCGGCCGTGCTCTTCGAGGGCGGGCCGGTGCAGCCCGACTCGGCGATCTGCCTGGCCCGGCTGCGTCACCCGGTGCAGCGGCTCAAGGGTTTCCAGCAGATCTCCGGCGCGGTCGGCACGCTCGACCTGTCGGTCGACCCGGAACGGCTGCGGGAGGGCGTCGGCGGCATCAGGGTCTTCGCCGGCTACTCCGGCTGGGGTTCCGGCCAGTTGGAGCAGGAGATCGAGGACGGCTCCTGGTTCGTGTTCGACGCGCTGCCCGGCGACGCCTTCGTCGACCGACCGGACGACCTGTGGCCGATGGTGCTGCGCCGGCAGGGCGGCATGATGGCGGCGGTCGCCCACTTCCCGCCGGACGTGGCGCTCAACTGA
- a CDS encoding sensor histidine kinase, whose translation MKARTVLSPLVAGSTWRRGVFLLLGGVLVLPYVLLVVAFAQMLTRADAPRPLVLGLLLVAATIAAVPIFLDGPRALEIAAVRALLGVDLPDPAPGHAADRETRLRSALWIGLHLVSGGLVVAALFSAVPMALAFIGQQFGLDTGMTTGDRFGPFDGRDTGWLTLIGVVVLVALGYAVAGLGALAVSMAPVLLGPAQAERIAALEARAARLAERNRLARELHDSVGHALTVATLQAGAARELLDRDPEFARRALTAIEEAGRTAMDDLDHVLGLLREPGGGRAAPAPQRTLADLDRLVADTRAAGLSVDARCEGDLAGLPAAVSREGYRIVQEGLTNAARYGRGPVALRLGVRADALELELDNAVGRRRRADPGRGGRGLDGMRERVLLLGGRLTVGPDGDRWRIRVTLPFEGTR comes from the coding sequence GTGAAAGCCCGCACGGTCCTCTCTCCGCTCGTGGCCGGCAGCACCTGGCGGCGCGGCGTGTTCCTGCTGCTCGGCGGGGTGCTCGTGCTGCCGTACGTGCTGCTGGTGGTGGCCTTCGCGCAGATGCTGACCCGGGCCGACGCCCCCCGGCCGCTGGTGTTGGGGTTGCTCCTCGTCGCGGCGACGATCGCGGCGGTCCCGATCTTCCTCGACGGCCCCCGGGCGCTGGAGATCGCCGCCGTGCGGGCCCTGCTCGGCGTCGACCTGCCGGATCCGGCGCCCGGGCACGCCGCCGACCGGGAGACGCGGCTGCGTTCCGCGCTGTGGATCGGACTGCACCTCGTCAGCGGCGGGCTGGTGGTGGCCGCGCTGTTCAGCGCGGTGCCGATGGCGCTGGCCTTCATCGGGCAGCAGTTCGGCCTCGACACCGGGATGACCACCGGGGACCGGTTCGGGCCGTTCGACGGGCGGGACACCGGCTGGCTGACGCTCATCGGGGTCGTCGTGCTGGTGGCGCTCGGCTACGCCGTCGCCGGGCTGGGCGCGTTGGCCGTCTCGATGGCCCCGGTGCTGCTCGGCCCGGCGCAGGCGGAACGGATCGCCGCCCTGGAGGCCCGGGCGGCCCGGCTCGCCGAACGCAACCGGCTGGCCCGGGAACTGCACGACTCGGTGGGGCACGCGCTCACGGTGGCGACCCTCCAGGCGGGGGCGGCCCGCGAGCTGCTCGACCGGGACCCGGAGTTCGCCCGGCGAGCGCTGACCGCCATCGAGGAGGCGGGGCGTACCGCGATGGACGACCTGGACCACGTGCTCGGGCTGCTGCGCGAGCCGGGTGGCGGGCGGGCCGCGCCGGCGCCGCAGCGTACGCTCGCCGACCTGGACCGGCTGGTGGCCGACACCCGCGCGGCCGGCCTGTCGGTCGACGCGCGGTGCGAGGGCGACCTCGCCGGCCTGCCGGCGGCGGTCTCCCGGGAGGGCTACCGGATCGTGCAGGAGGGGTTGACCAACGCGGCCCGGTACGGTCGGGGGCCGGTCGCGCTGCGTCTCGGCGTGCGGGCCGACGCGCTGGAGCTGGAGCTGGACAACGCGGTGGGTCGCCGCCGTCGCGCCGACCCCGGGCGGGGCGGTCGGGGCCTGGACGGGATGCGGGAGCGGGTGCTGCTGCTGGGCGGCCGGCTCACGGTCGGCCCGGACGGCGACCGCTGGCGGATCCGGGTGACGCTGCCGTTCGAGGGGACCAGATGA